A genome region from Candidatus Zixiibacteriota bacterium includes the following:
- a CDS encoding PEP/pyruvate-binding domain-containing protein, which produces MADNGKSTDKLLEALKQRANELNCLYRIEEILVSSDESLDEICRKIIQAMPWGWQYPDICQAEIILEDKTFSSPDLIRTEWVLTADILVQEMVIGTLSVYYSEKRPEADHGPFLKEESRLIKTISDRLGHFILQYKMKQVFGEFNSESRPIADGECTQWQVIMDMLRKTDRNLFLSISRKMLNHLCWSGVTEAELLLRSFGSDQKQEEEELREDWNIPHRRRVLGFSADFSSAAFKIASDHMSDREIMRVIQKWIEEDKLSFLVQVVNRNLSLAEVADAIRRYHHLAPDEPEVFSPSKRGIQVSLIRRFLSDQLQYINIAKNFIEVRDFYHLLQNLIFSAESQGKLGGKSAGMFLASQILKKKAKDLDLLGNVKIPKTWYITSDVVLHFMHYNDLDEVVEQKYKDLNQVRLEYPHIVQTFKNGRFPVDIKKSLSVALDDFGDRPLIVRSSSLLEDRIGAAFSGKYKSLFLANQGSKQKRLDALMDAIAEVYASTFSPDPIEYRSERGLIDFGEEMGVIIQEVVGTRVGKYFLPSFAGVAFSNNEFRWSPRIQRKDGLVRIVPGLGTRAVDRLSDDYPILIAPGQPGLRVNVSPDEVIRYSPKKIDVINLENDSFESIDIDQFIKRVGYEIPAINNMVSIFRDNRLTKPLGMNIDFENEDLVITFEGLLTRTPFIKQMQTMLKVLEETLGRPVDIEFASDGEDFYLLQCRPQSYSGQSAPEPIPKDIPAEKIVFSANRHISNGKVNNITHIVYVDPERYGALPDRGDMIGVARAVGKLNKLLPKRQFILMGPGRWGSRGDIKLGVNVTYSEINNTSLLIEIARQKGGYVPDLSFGTHFFQDLVEAEIRYLPLYPDDKGIIFNEQFLLESPNFLADILPEHANLAETIRLIDIPRTTGGQVMKVLMNADLKEAVGLITEPTDQTEIAMTAEEIQQKQKENHWRWRMQMVEKIAGEIDPSHFGIVAFYILGSTKNASARPDSDIDIMVHFRGDQRQLNDLKLWFSAWSSCLEEINFMRTGYRVANFLDVQIITDEDIEKKSNYAAKIGAVTDAAQPLPIGPRNQ; this is translated from the coding sequence ATGGCGGATAACGGGAAATCTACTGATAAGCTTCTGGAGGCCTTAAAACAGCGCGCCAATGAACTCAACTGCCTCTACCGTATTGAAGAGATTCTGGTGTCATCCGATGAATCGCTCGATGAAATCTGCCGCAAAATCATTCAGGCCATGCCCTGGGGCTGGCAGTATCCCGATATTTGCCAAGCTGAAATAATCCTCGAAGATAAAACCTTCTCATCCCCGGATCTGATCCGTACCGAATGGGTCCTTACCGCCGATATTCTCGTTCAGGAAATGGTTATCGGCACCCTCAGCGTCTATTATTCCGAAAAACGCCCCGAGGCTGACCACGGTCCTTTCCTGAAAGAGGAATCCCGCCTGATTAAAACCATTTCCGATCGGCTGGGTCATTTTATCCTGCAATACAAAATGAAACAGGTGTTCGGCGAATTCAACAGTGAGTCCAGACCAATCGCCGACGGTGAATGTACCCAATGGCAGGTTATCATGGATATGCTCCGTAAAACCGACCGTAACCTGTTCCTGAGTATCTCCCGCAAAATGCTCAACCACCTTTGCTGGAGCGGCGTCACGGAAGCTGAATTACTCCTTCGTTCCTTCGGCAGTGACCAGAAACAGGAGGAGGAAGAACTCCGCGAAGACTGGAATATCCCTCACCGGCGCCGGGTTCTCGGATTTTCGGCCGATTTCAGTTCAGCCGCCTTCAAAATCGCTTCGGATCACATGAGTGACCGGGAAATTATGCGCGTTATTCAGAAATGGATCGAGGAGGATAAGCTCAGTTTTCTGGTTCAGGTGGTCAACCGCAATCTGTCGCTGGCCGAGGTAGCCGATGCCATCCGCCGCTATCACCATCTCGCCCCGGATGAACCCGAGGTCTTTTCCCCGAGCAAACGCGGCATCCAGGTCTCCCTGATCCGGCGTTTTCTTTCGGACCAGCTCCAATACATCAATATCGCCAAAAATTTCATCGAGGTCCGCGATTTTTACCATCTCCTCCAGAATCTCATCTTCAGTGCCGAAAGTCAGGGTAAACTGGGCGGTAAAAGCGCCGGGATGTTTCTCGCCTCACAGATATTGAAGAAAAAAGCCAAAGATTTGGACCTGCTGGGAAATGTCAAGATACCCAAAACCTGGTATATCACCTCCGATGTCGTCCTGCACTTCATGCACTATAACGATCTCGATGAAGTCGTCGAGCAGAAGTATAAAGACCTCAATCAGGTCCGGCTCGAATATCCCCATATCGTCCAGACTTTTAAAAATGGTCGTTTCCCGGTCGATATTAAAAAAAGCCTTTCTGTGGCGCTTGATGATTTCGGCGACCGTCCTTTGATTGTCAGAAGCTCCAGCCTTCTCGAGGATCGGATCGGGGCCGCCTTTTCAGGTAAATATAAAAGCCTGTTTCTGGCCAATCAGGGAAGCAAGCAGAAGCGGCTCGATGCCCTGATGGATGCTATTGCTGAAGTTTATGCCTCCACTTTCAGTCCCGACCCGATCGAGTACCGGTCCGAACGCGGCCTGATCGATTTCGGCGAAGAAATGGGTGTCATTATCCAGGAAGTCGTCGGCACCCGGGTGGGCAAATATTTCCTTCCCTCCTTCGCCGGGGTGGCTTTCAGCAACAACGAATTCCGCTGGTCGCCGCGCATTCAGCGTAAAGACGGGCTGGTCAGGATTGTCCCCGGCCTGGGAACTCGCGCTGTCGACCGCCTTAGCGATGATTATCCTATTCTTATCGCCCCGGGACAGCCCGGGTTGCGGGTTAATGTCAGCCCCGATGAAGTTATCCGCTATTCTCCCAAAAAAATCGATGTCATCAATCTGGAAAATGACAGCTTCGAGTCGATTGATATTGACCAGTTCATCAAAAGGGTCGGCTATGAAATCCCGGCCATAAACAATATGGTGTCTATCTTCCGGGATAACCGCCTGACCAAACCGCTGGGAATGAATATCGACTTCGAAAATGAGGACCTGGTTATCACGTTTGAAGGTCTTTTGACGCGGACACCGTTTATCAAGCAGATGCAGACCATGCTGAAAGTTCTCGAGGAAACACTCGGCCGTCCGGTCGATATCGAATTTGCCTCCGACGGCGAGGATTTCTATCTATTGCAATGCCGGCCTCAGAGTTATTCCGGGCAGAGCGCCCCGGAACCGATTCCCAAAGACATTCCCGCCGAAAAAATCGTCTTTTCGGCCAACCGTCATATCTCCAATGGCAAGGTCAACAATATCACCCATATTGTCTATGTCGATCCCGAGCGCTACGGGGCCCTGCCGGATCGGGGAGATATGATCGGCGTGGCCCGCGCCGTCGGCAAACTGAACAAACTCCTGCCCAAACGGCAGTTTATCCTGATGGGGCCGGGACGATGGGGAAGTCGCGGCGATATCAAACTGGGCGTCAACGTGACCTACTCGGAAATTAACAATACCTCGCTGTTGATTGAAATCGCCCGGCAGAAAGGCGGCTATGTTCCCGATCTGTCTTTCGGAACCCATTTTTTCCAGGATTTGGTCGAGGCCGAAATCAGGTATCTGCCCCTCTACCCGGATGATAAAGGCATCATCTTCAACGAGCAATTTCTGCTCGAATCACCCAATTTCCTGGCTGATATTCTTCCGGAGCATGCCAACCTGGCTGAGACCATCCGTCTGATCGATATCCCCAGGACAACCGGCGGCCAGGTCATGAAGGTGTTGATGAATGCCGATTTGAAAGAGGCCGTGGGTCTTATTACCGAGCCGACCGACCAGACCGAGATTGCCATGACGGCCGAAGAAATCCAGCAGAAACAAAAGGAAAATCACTGGCGCTGGCGGATGCAGATGGTGGAAAAAATCGCCGGGGAAATCGATCCCAGTCATTTCGGAATCGTCGCTTTCTATATTCTCGGAAGTACCAAAAATGCCAGCGCCCGACCCGATTCCGATATCGACATCATGGTGCATTTCCGCGGCGACCAGCGGCAGTTGAATGATCTCAAATTATGGTTTTCGGCCTGGAGTTCCTGTCTCGAGGAAATCAACTTCATGCGGACCGGTTACAGGGTCGCCAATTTTCTCGATGTCCAGATAATCACCGATGAAGACATTGAGAAAAAAAGCAATTATGCCGCCAAAATCGGAGCCGTAACTGATGCCGCTCAGCCCCTGCCGATCGGTCCCCGGAATCAATAA
- a CDS encoding Glu/Leu/Phe/Val dehydrogenase, with protein MSSESFNPFRMAQAQFDKVADILDLDKGTRDLLRNPMREYHFNIPIRTDDGSTQVLRGFRVQHNDSRGPCKGGIRFHPQETIDTVRALSMWMTWKCAVVDIPLGGGKGGVICDPHNLSAYEQEQICRGWVRQLAKNVGPISDVPAPDVMTNSQHMLWMLDEFEAIHGSKYPGFITGKPVGLGGSLGRTEATGYGVIYTVREALKQMGINPADTVASVQGFGNVAQYAIDLYEQLGGKVICVSCWDQADQKSYTYKNPAGVELKSLLKITDRFGGIDKNKAKDLGYEILPGNAWIEQDVDILIPAAIENQITGETVKKISSRVKVVAEGANGPTTPEADVILEKNNIFVIPDFLANAGGVTCSYFEQVQCNMNYFWEKSEVLSKLDTKMTSAFLAVSGLSEKRKLYMRDAAYVIAVGRVAEACRSRGWVA; from the coding sequence ATGAGTAGCGAATCATTCAATCCTTTTCGGATGGCTCAGGCCCAGTTTGATAAAGTCGCCGATATCCTCGATCTGGATAAAGGGACGCGGGACCTTCTTCGCAATCCGATGAGGGAATATCATTTCAATATTCCGATCCGCACGGATGACGGATCCACCCAGGTTCTGCGCGGTTTCCGCGTTCAGCACAACGATTCCCGCGGACCGTGTAAGGGCGGTATCCGTTTCCATCCCCAGGAAACCATCGATACCGTTCGAGCCTTGTCGATGTGGATGACCTGGAAATGTGCCGTCGTGGATATTCCTCTCGGCGGCGGTAAGGGTGGTGTTATCTGTGATCCTCATAATTTGAGTGCCTACGAACAGGAACAGATCTGCCGCGGCTGGGTTCGTCAACTGGCCAAAAACGTTGGCCCTATCAGCGACGTTCCTGCACCCGATGTCATGACCAATTCCCAGCATATGCTCTGGATGCTCGATGAATTCGAAGCCATCCACGGCTCCAAGTATCCCGGCTTCATCACCGGAAAGCCGGTCGGATTGGGAGGTTCGCTGGGACGTACCGAGGCGACCGGATACGGCGTCATTTACACCGTCCGCGAAGCCTTGAAGCAAATGGGCATTAACCCGGCCGATACGGTCGCCAGTGTCCAGGGCTTCGGTAATGTCGCCCAGTATGCTATCGATCTCTATGAACAGCTCGGGGGCAAAGTCATCTGCGTCTCATGCTGGGATCAGGCCGACCAGAAATCATATACCTATAAAAATCCAGCCGGGGTTGAGTTGAAATCACTGCTGAAAATCACCGACCGTTTCGGCGGTATCGACAAAAACAAGGCCAAAGACCTGGGCTATGAAATTCTTCCCGGCAATGCCTGGATCGAGCAGGATGTCGATATCCTTATCCCGGCCGCCATCGAAAACCAGATCACTGGCGAAACCGTCAAAAAGATTAGCTCGCGGGTGAAAGTGGTTGCCGAGGGAGCCAATGGCCCGACTACTCCGGAAGCCGATGTCATCCTGGAAAAAAACAATATTTTCGTCATCCCGGATTTCCTGGCTAACGCCGGTGGGGTGACCTGCAGCTACTTTGAACAAGTCCAGTGCAACATGAACTATTTCTGGGAAAAAAGCGAGGTCCTGAGCAAACTGGATACCAAGATGACCTCAGCCTTCCTGGCCGTCAGCGGTCTGTCGGAAAAACGTAAATTGTATATGCGCGATGCCGCTTATGTAATTGCGGTCGGGCGTGTCGCCGAGGCTTGCCGTAGCCGGGGCTGGGTTGCATAA
- a CDS encoding GTP pyrophosphokinase, which yields MSTLDKAILIAAQAHQGQIDAYGEPYILHPLRVMMRMSSEPEKIVAVLHDVIDKTDWTLQDFRIEGFSDEILEALDCLVKRSYETYEDFIKRTRVSSLAVRVKIADLEDNLDMTRLDDLTEEANNNLARMHRAWKELTGIKKVKYF from the coding sequence ATGTCGACTTTGGATAAAGCTATTTTAATTGCCGCTCAGGCTCACCAGGGCCAGATTGATGCCTATGGTGAACCTTATATTCTGCATCCCCTGCGTGTCATGATGCGTATGTCGTCGGAACCGGAAAAAATCGTGGCCGTTTTGCACGATGTGATCGACAAAACCGACTGGACTCTTCAGGATTTCAGAATCGAGGGTTTCTCCGACGAGATTCTTGAAGCGCTGGATTGCCTGGTCAAGCGTTCCTATGAAACATACGAGGATTTCATCAAGCGAACCCGGGTCAGTTCTCTGGCCGTGCGGGTCAAAATCGCCGATCTGGAAGATAATCTGGATATGACCCGGCTGGATGATCTCACCGAAGAAGCCAATAATAATTTGGCCAGAATGCACCGGGCCTGGAAAGAACTAACCGGAATCAAAAAAGTTAAGTACTTCTGA
- a CDS encoding Rrf2 family transcriptional regulator: protein MKFSTRNRYGLRLMVELARELKKNNLVHLGRIAGITGVSENYLAQLAIPLKNEGLLIGVSGKKGGYHLSRSPEEIKIMDVVRAVDGPINLTDCVNNPDICLNSSFCEARIMWAILSGRMVEVLEKYTLADLIDKDRLQRIKDEYAFLPMLNPDRIMAPEDEGEESEPGCPVKK from the coding sequence ATGAAGTTTTCTACGAGGAATAGATATGGGCTTCGCCTGATGGTGGAACTGGCCCGGGAGCTTAAAAAGAATAACCTGGTTCATCTGGGACGAATCGCCGGGATAACGGGTGTTTCCGAGAATTATCTGGCGCAACTGGCCATTCCTTTGAAAAATGAGGGGTTATTGATTGGTGTCTCCGGGAAAAAAGGGGGATATCACCTTTCACGGTCACCGGAAGAGATCAAAATTATGGATGTAGTGCGGGCAGTCGATGGGCCGATCAATCTGACCGATTGTGTCAATAATCCCGATATTTGTCTGAACAGCAGTTTTTGTGAAGCCAGAATTATGTGGGCGATTTTAAGCGGGCGTATGGTTGAGGTTCTGGAGAAATACACTCTGGCGGATTTGATCGATAAGGATCGATTGCAACGGATTAAGGATGAGTACGCTTTTTTGCCGATGCTCAATCCTGATCGAATAATGGCTCCAGAGGATGAGGGGGAGGAATCAGAACCGGGGTGCCCTGTCAAGAAATAA
- a CDS encoding (Fe-S)-binding protein → MSSNFIKVKDFGKKTDRLYTIDPKELVKLPYPYEDWEDPPVPEISDSRRQGKDISLDGILNVTIPIPETEEEKEKMVAKFLEGLRKLLTSENNWTFIRPLMLSLDNCVKCNTCSEACPIYEMSGGAEIYRPLFRSDVLRRIVNKYIKPGGRLTAKFTGADIDLNWETVARLGQLAYRCNLCRRCAQTCPMGVDNGLIAREIRKLFSQELGIAPSELHQDGTVKQLKTGSSTGISPVALMDLMEFAEEDITDRTGLNIKIPFDKTGADILLIHNAGEFLSWPENLEAFTIIFELAGLSWTLSSEMVGYDSVNYGLFYDDVQLAKVTLKHAEAAKKLGVKKVVVAECGHAHKAAMAIGDRIWLGESNIPRESSMVTLEDIILNGRVKVDPERNDFPITLHDPCNMIRSMGIVQPQRRVLKKIAPKFREMTPHGVDNYCCGGGSGFAIMQSNNFPNWRFLFPGRKKFAQILNAFTHEELDPSVNKYVCAPCSNCKGQMRDLLTYYDAWERTRMLYGGLVELIVNAMTDVREGFVEWEFH, encoded by the coding sequence ATGAGCAGTAATTTCATTAAGGTGAAAGATTTCGGTAAGAAAACCGACCGGTTATATACTATCGATCCCAAAGAACTGGTTAAACTACCGTATCCCTACGAAGATTGGGAGGATCCGCCGGTACCGGAGATATCCGATAGCCGAAGACAGGGGAAAGATATATCACTCGATGGTATCCTTAATGTCACCATCCCGATTCCGGAAACGGAAGAAGAGAAGGAGAAGATGGTGGCGAAATTTCTCGAGGGACTCAGGAAGCTATTGACATCGGAAAACAACTGGACCTTCATCCGGCCGCTGATGTTGTCGCTGGACAATTGTGTCAAGTGCAACACCTGTTCGGAGGCCTGCCCGATTTATGAGATGAGCGGAGGAGCCGAGATATACCGGCCGCTGTTCCGCTCCGATGTCCTGCGGCGAATTGTCAACAAGTATATCAAGCCGGGCGGCAGGCTGACGGCCAAATTTACCGGAGCCGATATCGATCTTAACTGGGAGACAGTGGCCCGCTTGGGCCAGCTGGCTTACCGCTGTAATCTCTGTCGGCGCTGTGCCCAGACCTGCCCGATGGGAGTCGATAACGGATTGATCGCCCGGGAAATAAGAAAATTATTCAGCCAGGAACTGGGTATTGCGCCCTCGGAACTGCACCAGGATGGAACCGTCAAACAACTGAAAACCGGTTCCTCAACCGGGATATCACCGGTGGCCCTCATGGACCTGATGGAATTCGCCGAAGAGGATATCACCGATCGAACCGGTTTGAATATCAAAATTCCGTTCGATAAAACGGGAGCGGATATTCTGCTGATTCATAACGCCGGCGAATTTTTATCCTGGCCGGAGAATCTCGAGGCCTTTACTATCATTTTCGAACTGGCCGGGCTGAGCTGGACGCTGTCGAGCGAGATGGTCGGTTATGATTCGGTCAATTACGGCTTATTTTACGATGATGTACAGCTGGCCAAGGTGACTTTGAAACATGCCGAAGCGGCCAAAAAACTGGGAGTGAAGAAAGTCGTTGTGGCCGAATGCGGGCATGCTCACAAGGCGGCCATGGCTATCGGGGATCGGATCTGGCTGGGCGAAAGCAATATTCCCAGGGAATCGAGCATGGTCACGCTGGAGGATATTATTCTGAATGGCCGGGTTAAGGTTGACCCGGAACGCAACGATTTTCCGATAACGCTGCATGATCCCTGCAATATGATCCGCTCTATGGGTATCGTACAACCGCAACGGCGGGTGCTGAAAAAAATCGCCCCGAAATTCCGCGAGATGACGCCTCACGGGGTGGATAACTACTGCTGTGGCGGGGGAAGCGGATTCGCCATCATGCAATCCAACAATTTCCCCAACTGGCGATTCCTTTTTCCCGGCCGGAAGAAGTTCGCCCAGATTCTGAACGCCTTTACCCATGAGGAACTTGATCCATCGGTCAACAAGTATGTCTGTGCTCCCTGTTCCAACTGCAAGGGCCAGATGCGGGATCTGCTGACCTATTATGATGCCTGGGAGAGAACGCGGATGCTCTATGGCGGTCTGGTGGAACTGATTGTCAATGCCATGACCGATGTCAGGGAAGGTTTTGTCGAGTGGGAATTCCATTGA
- a CDS encoding carbohydrate binding family 9 domain-containing protein: MHKVKGILMVTKYFKGSRGPVAVIISLIISLLAPISPAAANQPVFKPTMEISRTSANIDVNGDLNDAGWKNAVQSDNFIESYPGDNIAPLAETGVMVTYDEKCLYVAFICYDNRGNIRATMCQRDQFNGDDAVGVFIDTYGDAAWAYKFFVNPYGVQKDYLWTNIVGDDSGYDLVWNSAARITDFGYQVEIAIPFASIRFPNKDRQIWKMDFRRNHPRDSYHQYSWAAHDRNEQCDPCQWGTVSGLADVRPGKGIEILPSLIASQAGAVTDVYNPDIPFDNDNIDGEISLGGKYAINSDITLEATVNPDFSQVEADAAQIDVNTTIALFFPERRPFFQEGRDIFRTLFNSFYTRTINDPQFAGKLTGRSGPFRFGVVSAVDENSYYLIPLEESSVRPFNVGKSYVNIFRGMYSFGESSQFGFIFNDCRYERGGSNSVVALDQRIRLSRNYVIDGQYIMTYTDEPDDSALYYNQATFDRGRYTIGFDGESYTGHGFISRFLRNARHWNFLINYDQVGRTYRTETGYDPWINYRNFVVWSGYNIYFNHGLFEQITPQLYTETRWNFDGSRKWTNVNIALENQLRLAQTHYAIAYNTGWESWSGREFDNLWNLHFDGSSAISDRLGVNFSVETGVGAALNVLEKGREWSFSSGLSIKPFDRLIIEPEGDYLVSNHVDTNEQLFENYIFRTRFSYQATRTLSVRLVVQYTYRSMLVPIDNDGLLEYAEYENRHWDFDPLITVRISPFSVFYFGTTYDYDRLPDDLYPFYHPTPNPDLSSGWELSSRQFFMKLQYLFQT, from the coding sequence ATGCACAAAGTGAAAGGGATACTTATGGTTACCAAATACTTTAAGGGATCGCGGGGACCGGTTGCCGTGATAATTTCCCTGATTATTAGCCTTCTTGCCCCGATCTCGCCAGCCGCGGCCAATCAACCGGTTTTCAAACCCACCATGGAAATCAGTCGGACATCGGCCAATATCGATGTCAATGGCGATCTGAACGATGCCGGATGGAAAAACGCCGTTCAGTCGGATAACTTTATCGAGAGTTATCCAGGCGATAATATTGCCCCGCTCGCCGAAACCGGGGTAATGGTCACCTATGATGAAAAGTGTCTTTATGTCGCTTTTATCTGCTATGATAATAGAGGTAACATCAGAGCAACCATGTGCCAGCGCGACCAATTTAACGGCGATGATGCCGTTGGGGTCTTTATTGACACTTATGGTGACGCCGCCTGGGCCTACAAATTCTTCGTAAATCCTTATGGCGTCCAGAAGGATTATCTCTGGACCAATATTGTCGGCGACGATTCCGGCTATGATCTGGTCTGGAATTCAGCCGCCCGGATAACCGATTTCGGCTACCAGGTGGAGATAGCCATTCCCTTTGCCAGTATCCGTTTCCCCAACAAAGATCGGCAGATATGGAAGATGGACTTCCGCCGTAACCACCCCCGTGACAGCTATCACCAGTACTCATGGGCGGCTCATGATCGTAATGAGCAGTGCGACCCGTGCCAGTGGGGGACTGTTTCCGGGCTTGCCGATGTCCGGCCGGGTAAAGGGATAGAAATCCTGCCGTCCCTGATCGCCAGCCAGGCGGGAGCGGTCACCGATGTCTACAATCCCGATATTCCTTTCGACAATGATAATATCGACGGTGAAATTTCACTAGGGGGGAAATATGCCATCAACTCCGATATCACCCTCGAAGCCACCGTCAATCCCGATTTCAGCCAGGTTGAAGCCGATGCCGCTCAGATCGATGTCAATACTACCATTGCCCTGTTTTTCCCCGAACGACGCCCGTTTTTCCAGGAAGGACGTGATATCTTTCGAACCCTGTTCAACTCCTTCTATACCAGGACCATTAATGATCCGCAATTTGCCGGAAAACTGACCGGTCGTTCCGGGCCGTTCCGTTTCGGCGTCGTTTCGGCCGTCGACGAAAACAGCTATTACCTGATTCCCCTCGAAGAATCCTCTGTCAGGCCCTTTAATGTCGGCAAAAGCTATGTCAACATCTTTCGCGGCATGTATTCTTTCGGCGAAAGTTCCCAGTTCGGATTCATTTTCAACGATTGCCGTTATGAGCGGGGTGGCTCCAATTCGGTCGTGGCATTAGACCAGAGAATCAGGTTATCGCGTAATTATGTCATTGACGGCCAGTACATTATGACCTATACCGATGAGCCCGACGACAGCGCTCTGTACTACAATCAGGCGACTTTCGACCGCGGCAGGTACACAATCGGTTTTGACGGTGAATCATATACCGGGCACGGATTCATTTCCCGGTTCCTGCGCAACGCCCGCCACTGGAATTTCCTGATTAACTACGATCAGGTCGGCCGAACCTATCGCACCGAAACCGGTTATGACCCCTGGATCAACTACCGTAATTTCGTTGTCTGGAGCGGCTATAACATATATTTCAATCATGGCTTATTCGAACAGATTACACCGCAACTCTATACCGAAACCCGGTGGAATTTCGATGGCTCCCGCAAATGGACCAATGTCAATATTGCCCTGGAAAATCAGCTTCGCTTAGCCCAGACCCATTACGCCATCGCCTATAATACCGGTTGGGAATCATGGAGCGGCCGGGAATTCGACAATCTCTGGAATCTTCATTTTGACGGCAGCAGTGCCATCAGCGATCGCTTGGGCGTCAACTTCTCCGTCGAAACCGGTGTCGGTGCGGCCCTGAATGTTCTTGAAAAAGGTCGTGAGTGGTCATTCTCATCGGGCTTGAGCATCAAACCTTTCGACCGCCTGATTATCGAACCGGAGGGTGATTACCTGGTCAGCAATCATGTCGATACCAACGAACAGCTGTTCGAGAACTATATTTTCCGAACCCGGTTCAGCTACCAGGCCACCCGGACTTTGTCGGTCAGGCTGGTTGTGCAGTACACCTATCGAAGCATGCTTGTCCCGATTGATAACGATGGACTGCTCGAATATGCCGAGTATGAAAACCGTCACTGGGATTTCGATCCTCTGATAACCGTCCGCATCAGTCCCTTTTCGGTCTTTTATTTCGGAACCACCTACGATTATGACCGCCTCCCCGACGATCTCTACCCATTCTATCACCCGACCCCCAATCCCGATTTGTCCTCGGGCTGGGAGCTGTCCTCGCGCCAGTTTTTCATGAAATTGCAGTACCTCTTCCAGACCTGA